In Mytilus edulis chromosome 6, xbMytEdul2.2, whole genome shotgun sequence, the following proteins share a genomic window:
- the LOC139526607 gene encoding uncharacterized protein yields the protein MALKICRDLQLLEVIDKWTESRDQCLDRDCIYTDCMVAFDKVQYQRLIAEIKNFGKKDHIIGWITRFSERDREQNGMVNGEALDLANVTSGIPQRSVDGPLLFELYLNDLSADQLDFDVNLFAHDTN from the coding sequence ATGGCTTTGAAAATTTGTAGGGATCTACAATTATTAGAAGTGATTGATAAGTGGACAGAGTCACGGGATCAATGTTTAGACAGAGACTGCATATATACCGACTGCATGGTAGCTTTTGATAAGGTACAATATCAAAGATTGATTGCCGAAATAAAGAATTTTGGTAAAAAGGACCATATAATAGGATGGATCACACGCTTTTCAGAGCGGGACAGAGAACAAAATGGTATGGTGAACGGCGAAGCATTAGACTTGGCGAATGTTACATCAGGGATACCCCAAAGATCAGTAGATGGCCCGCTGTTATTTGAATTGTACCTTAACGATCTCAGTGCTGACCAATTGGATTTTGATGTCAATCTATTTGCTCATGACACCAATTAA